The proteins below are encoded in one region of Parambassis ranga unplaced genomic scaffold, fParRan2.1 scaffold_21_arrow_ctg1, whole genome shotgun sequence:
- the LOC114429760 gene encoding uncharacterized protein LOC114429760: MYPVHSAESADHMLSHLFSLYSDHMTLPFITSCISDPSFVGSSLDQAEKKLYFFFSEIGKEFNFLDELQISRVSQVCKDDVGGQRTLQRKWTSFAKAKSPKQLPFNILQDVFTHGGCLLPAGALHLCPDDCCTLHVATKTSRLQITPSGLSRGGQQKQQLSRDLLSEQPRGPWTRPEGGRVKTCWSIHLSSSSQPVWPYTLCNVQSGL; encoded by the exons atgtatcctgtccactcagctgagtcagctgatcacatgctctcacatctcttttctctgtattctgaccacatgacacttcctttcatcacttcctgtatttcagACCCATCGTTTGTCGGCTCGTCTCTGGACCAAGCCGAGAAGAAACTCTACTTCTTCTTTAGTGAAATTGGGAAAGAGTTTAACTTCCTGGACGAACTGCAGATCTCCCGTGTGTCTCAAGTCTGCAAG GACGAtgtgggaggacagaggactctgcagaggaagtggacgTCCTTTGCCAAAGCAAAGTCCCCCAAACAGCTTCCCTTCAACATCCTCCaggatgtgttcacacatggtggctgtctccttcctgctggtgCTCTGCATCTGTGCCCTGATGATTGCTGCACTTTACATGTGGCAACAAAGACAAGCCGACTGCAAATCACACCGTCTGGTCTGTCcagaggagggcagcaaaaacaacaactgtctaGAGATCTGCTCTCTGAGCAGCCCAGAGGACCCTGGACCAGACCTGAAGGTGGTCGAGTGAAAACGTGTTGGTCCAtacacctctcctcttcctcccaaccTGTGTGGCCTTACACTCTGTGTAATGTGCAAAGTGGACTTTAG